Genomic DNA from Mycteria americana isolate JAX WOST 10 ecotype Jacksonville Zoo and Gardens chromosome 25, USCA_MyAme_1.0, whole genome shotgun sequence:
AGTGCAACCTGGGCTACCCCCACACCTCCCACTGCCTGGGCAGTGGTGAAATCATGATCAGCACCCTGGGAGACCCAGCCGGCAGCGGGAAAGGTACCCCAGTCCCCCCTAGTCTTCCAGGGAGAGGGTGCTGGGACAGGAGGAACAGTCCCCACATCCAGAGCTGTCCTGGAGGCTTCGTCCAGGACTCCCAGCCCATTCAGCAGCCTGGTCTGCAATGGGTTGATCTGTCTGTCGCTGCTTGTTTTATAACACATAAACTGTTAATCTGGATTGTTTCCTCACTACCGATGTGGTTTTGCTTCTGCATCAGGCGGCTTTATTCTGCTGGACGGAGAGACCTTCGAGATCAAGGGGAACTGGGAGAAAGGGGACAAGATCCCCCCAATGGGTTATGACTTCTGGTACCAGCCACGCCATAACGTCCTGATCAGCACTGAATGGGGAATCCCAAAATGCCTGGGATATGGGTTTGACCCAAATGATCTGAAGAAAGGTGAGAACACTGTTGTTTAAATACTTCGGGAGAGAGATGCTGAGCGGACTGCGAGGCCAAATTTCAGTCCTCTTCTGTTGCTAGTGGGAGCTGGCGTCTAATGGACGTAGATAAAATCATCCGAGACAGTTCgcttgcaaaattaatttcaaaccaATTCCTAGAGATCCATGGATTTAAAAAAGACAAGCCCAGCTCATTTACTGTGAACACACTTTAGTTGCAAGCACCAGAAGTTCAGCCCAAGACAGTCCATAAATTCTGCTGTTGAGCTGTACGAGGGGTTGGATGTTGGCTGTAGGGATGAAGCCCCAtctcagcccagctccccccgAAAGGTTACACTGCCCTTCCCAGCCACGTCCTAGCGAGATGGTCCCTGTTGGATGCTGGGCACCTTCCCGTGGCTTTTGCCAAGGTCCAAAGCAACCGGCGCGTGCTGGTGCAGAGACCATGGGGTTGTCCCTGCGGGGAGCTAAAGGGGCCGAGGACTCACCCGAACCCGTAGCACATCTCCTTGAGACCCTGCGCCTCGCAGCATCCCCTCTAaccctccctcccagcatccCCTCTAACCCTCCCTCCCAGGGCGCTACGGACGCCACCTCAACGTGTGGGACTGGACCACTCACACCTACATCCAGGCCATCGATGTGGGCGAGGACGCGGCCCCCCTGGAGATCCGCTTCCTCCACAACCCCGACGCTGCCGAGGGCTACGTGGGCTGCACCATCAGCAGTGCCATCCACCGCTTCTACAAGACCGAGGTATGCGCTCTCCCAGTGTTAGTGGAAAAGGGCTGCTGCCCCTTGGTTGACCGAGCCACACGACTCTGCGCAGCATCCCGCTTCCCGCGTCCCCTGCCGTCCTCCCAGCGTGACTCTGGTCCCTGCCGATGCACACACTCGCCTCCCCGTGCTGTGCAGCCGCCTCTCTGCACCCAGAACATGAGCTGGCTTGGAGTAATCTCACCAGAGGACTTGTTCTGACTGGCAGCAGTTTAGGCTGAAATGATTTCATTtaaaggagatttatttttacctttgttgTGGATTTACAACAGCCCAAGCAATATTCTTCTTGGTGTCTGTTGTTGTGCATAATGACGAACTGGGTGAGGAGACAGAACATCTTTCACCAAACCAGCTAATCTAGCTGGAAAATTAGACAAGCTTTTGGCTTCCAAAGCCCTTCCTCAGGTCCCAGAGCCCATCTTCCTcatggctctgcagagccagagaTGGCTGGCAAAGTGGCTGAGCTACAACCCTAGAGACTAGAGGTGGTGGACGCAGCATCTGCCCCAGCATCGGGTCTTACCCTGCCTCTGCCACGCATGCTGAGCCCCCCGGGGCCGTGCTCTGTCCCACACCTCCTGCAGCAAGGAGACTGGGCGGCCGAGAAGGTGATCCAAGTCCCCAGCAAGAAGGTGGAGGGATGGCTCCTCCCGGACATGCCAGGTCAGTGCATCCCCAGGCCGGGTGCCGAGGGGCTCCCCGGCTTCCCCGCGCGCTGCTGGTGCTGCCGCCTGTTTGTGCAGCTCTGTCGTACCCTCCCCAAGGCTTCATCACCGACATCCTCATCTCGCTGGACGACAGGTTCCTGTACTTCAGCAACTGGCTGCACGGAGACATCCGCCAGTACGACATCTCCAACACCCGCAAGCCCAAGCTGGTGGGGCAGGTGAGGCAGCAGCAGGCTCCGGGTCGCATCCCGACAGTTTTCCTCCATCTCTTGGGGACAGCTGGGATCAGCCCCATCCTCGCCGTCTCGGCCACCCAGACCTTTGGTCTCTTGCAGGTCTTCGTGGGTGGCAGCATCACCAAGGGAGGACCCGTGACCGTGTGCCGGGACGAagagctgcagagccagccagACCCATTTTTGATCAAGGTGAGCTCGGCCGTCTCCCCAAAATCCCAAGACATTGCCCCCACCATCTGCTCGGTCCCACCTCCGCCTTGAGCGATGCCAGCGACAGCTCTGCCACGGAGCGTGCTGGGCAGTGGCGGCAAGGCTGGGGAGCGGGTCCTTGCGGTTCTGCTCCACCACATCCCATGGGACGGACATGGCAGCCCGTGCCGCCGGTCTGGGGGAGGCGGAGGCGTCGCCCGGTCCAGCACCCTCCAGCAGCACGTCTGCTCCTCCGCCCGCTCCCAGGGGAAGAGGGTGCCGGGGGGACCCCAGATGATCCAGCTCAGCTTGGACGGGAAGAGGCTGTATGTCACCACGTCCCTCTACAGCGCCTGGGACAGGCAGTTCTACCCCGACCTTGTCAAGTAAGAAACTTTGATAAATGAGGATGATTGTACGAGCTCGTCAGGCGGGAGGCACAGACCCTGCGGCTCAGGGACCGAATTTCGGCAGCTCCCCAAGGagctcccggccccccccagcctccccgctcTCGCCCCTCCGCAGGGACGGCTCCGTCATGCTGCAGCTGGACGTGGACACGGAGCGGGGCGGCCTGACGGTCAACAAGAGCTTCCTGGTGGATTTTGGGAAGGAGCCCGACGGGCCCTGCCTGGCGCACGAGATCCGCTACCCCGGCGGGGACTGCACCTCCGATATTTGGGTTTAGCTACCTTCTGCTGCCCCCAAAGCTTCTCTGCGCCCCAAAATCCCAGTGCACGACGGCTTCGGGAGTTTCACACACTCAGCAAACCGCCCGCGACCCGTGCATCCCACGCTTGCTTAAATAAAACGGAGAGGTTGCCGTcctccgcagcagcagcagctcacccCGCCTCGCATCTTGTTTTTAAACGGTTTTCAGGAGCCAGAAGACGAAACGTGTGACCAACCCAGGGCCTCGACACCGCGAACCTCTCCTTAACAGCCGGGACTGCCCTGACGCGCCCCTTGTGCCGCCCGGCTCAGCGCCGAGAGCGTTCTCtcccaaaaaaaggcaaacctggTTTATACGCTGGGCGGGGGAGCCTCTGGCTTGCACGGACGCTGCCCGCGTAAACACGGGCTGCACACACGCGCGTATCGCACGCGTCCGCTGCACGCGCAGTGCCCGGCACGTGCACACAGCGCACCCGTGCCGTCCGCTTACACGCGCACCGCGCGCGTACCGCGCGGACACCCGCTGCACGCGGACACCCATTGCACGCGCGCTGCGCGTACACGCGTTGCAATCGCGGGCCGCGTGCGCGCAGGGTGCGCGCACCCGCTCTGTGCACGCATGCACGCgctgggcgggcgggggcgcggtgCGCGCTGCGTGCCCGTACGCTACGTGCATGCACACGCATTGCACGCGCACTGCACACACGCACGCTGCGTGCACACCGCACGCGCGCTGCACGCGCACGGGCTCCTTTCCACTCGTGCTTCCTCCTCCCGCCCCACCAATCAGAAGCCTGTTACTAGGCAGACTTCGGCTCGCGCGCGGCCACTCAGTAGACCGACCCCGCTTGTATCCGGGTAGGAAAGCCAGAGCAGCCAATCGCATTAAAGGAGAGCGCAGTATCCGGGCAGACCAGCGGTGCCGTAGCCAATCAGAAAAAAGCGGCCGGCGGGGTCCGCGCGCGCGTCCCGGTTGGGGCGCAGCACTTTCGGTTCCTGTTGCGCGCGGGGCAGCGGCACGTGGCGGGGACCGGACCGGACCGAAGCGGACCGGACCGGACCGGACCGAACCGGACCGGACCGGCCGGGCATGAGGCGGGCCGCGCCCCGGCTGTAGCCGCCCGCAGGTGGGTGCGGGTCGGGCCGCCTCGggcccgccgggctgcggggcggggggaggcgcgGTCCGGTCCGGTGCgaccccagccccgccgggcctGGCCCGGTGCTCCCCGGCCCGGGACGCGGCTGTCCCTgacccccgtcccctccccggcagctGGCACCGGTGGGGCTGCGCTGTCGCGGAGCTCCCGTACCCCCTGTCCCGCGTCGACCTGCTCtcctggtgtccctgtccctggggacccgccctcctgctgccccatgtccccgtgccgCTGGGGACCcgccctcctgctgccccatgtccccatgcccctgggGACCcgccctcctgctgcccccatcATCCCTGTTCCCCTGTCCCCACGCCCCTGGGGGCTTGCATCCAGGACCCATGGGACTGTCATCGTCCCCCTCAGCATCCCCAGCCTGGGGCACACCAGGCCTGCGGGGACCTGCTCTTCTGGTCCCCTCCCGGGCACGCTGGGCCAGGGCCGCTCTCCAGCGTCCCccagcatccctgtccccagccaggaACGGGGTACCCGGAGCCAGTCGcagtctctgctgctggagatgccCCTCCTGGGACCACTGGGGCCATTTCCACGTCCACTGGTGGCTCGTGTCCCACTGATGTCCCAGCCCTCCCCTCGCCCGCTGGCGCTGATGGAGCTCAGCCCGCAGAGCCGGGGCACGTCTTCGGACCAGGATGGAGGGGGCTGAGGGCGGGCGAGTTTCGGGCTGCGCCgggccccacggccaccccgctctgccctgcctctctccccgAGCCCAGCCTGGGGGCAGGCGGCCGGAGGTCAGCCCTGCGGGTGCCCGGTGGGAGCTTTACAACTCTGaagggtttttcttcccctttttttagTTGAATTTCTGGTTTTCACCTCCTGACAGGAACCAAATGTCATGGCTGACGAAGAGCTGAGCACCCAAGCTGCCAAAAAGGGAAGTTTGTCACCCggcagctcccagggcagcacgACCGAGTCGAGCacgctgctgcaggagctgaagagCACCATCTCGTAAGGGCAGCGCTCGCTTTTCCCCGGGCAGCTCTTCCAGTTAATCTGAGCGTCACCAAATGTGGGCTAacttaataaggttgattaattTGCAGCCCCGGGACCGAAGGGATAAGCGTTGCGGTGCCTTGCAGCATCTTGCGTGGGTGCTGGCGCTGCAGAGTGGCACGGCCTCAGGCGTGCCCTGCTCGGTCCCCTGCTAGGTGCTGTACACAgagcgcagccccgcgccgcgctgccggcaGGTTGCTGCCTGTCTTGGGTGCAAAATCAATTCAGGGATTCACGGTAGCGCAGATCGGTCTGCTACAACTCCGTGGGATGTGGTTTTATGCCTGCTCTGCTCTCGCTGGCGTTAGGGTAGAGCACGCAGCTCTAGAGCGGGGTTGTGGGTGCACAGGGAAGCCCGGAGCATGGGGACAACGGGCTGCGCTGACCCACGGGTGCAGGCAGCCTTCGGCTCTTGGTGCTCCAGCGTCCCCATCTTGGCATTGCCGCTCACCCCGGGGTGCGTGTGTAGGGTCTGGAAGGGCCCGGGGACGGTGCTGTGCTCAGGAGCCCCAGGCAGCGGCTGTGGCAGAGAGCTGGGCGGGTTGAGGAGTGCCCCGGCTGCTGCGGTGTCGTCCTGCTCTGTGGTAACGCTTTTTGTCTCTGTCCCGCGCAGCAAATCCGTGCAGAACAAAGTCGACTCCATCCTGGTGAGTGCCTCCGCGGCACGTTGTGCTGAGGGTGAGGGAACGACGCGTCtccacctccctcctctcctAGCTAAACTGAACCCTGGGGTTTGCCTGGTCCCGTTTCCCCTTGGGTCAGGATCCGGCTGTGGGGATTAGGCCCGAGAAACCCCTGATCACCCTGCCCAGGGGGTGGCACCCACTCCCCCCGCCCTGCGTGGGACAACCCTTTCCAGTCCCCTCGAGGGGCAGCTCTGTGACTTCGTTTACCCGGTTCTCTGGCGCGCAGGCTGTGTTCATGCTGACAAAGCTGCTCCGGTTTCAATGCCCTATCGGTTACTGCCGTTAAGAGGGTAACGGgagcgctgcctgcagcagctcttccttATTTTGGATCCTTAACCGTTCTTTGTCTCTGGTCCGTTCTCCCCCTCCCTGTGGACCCTTGACCGTAGCAAGATGTCCAGAAGTTTTCAGACAACGACAAGCTCTACCTCTACCTCCAGCTGCCGTCAGGACCGAGCTTGGGGGAGAAGAGGTGGGTGCCGGAGCGAGCCAGGGCTGCGTCCGGGAGAGCAGGGGCTCTCAGGatggtggcaggggacacggaTCACAAGAGGCCAGGAGGGAGATTGTCgcagctctgccttctcctgtCCTGCTTGTGCCGCTTCTCCGCTAATTAAATGTTTGTCTCGGGCTCCCCCGGGAGCAGCGGTAGCCTGGACCTGAGCTCGCTGAGCACGGCCGAGTACATGCACGCGTGCAACTGGATCCGGAACCACCTGGAAGAGCACacggacacctgcctgcccaagCAGGACGTCTACGACGCCTACAAGTGAGCACAGGGGCTGGCCTGGCACGAGGAGCCTCTCTCCCCGGGGCCGAGCTTGTCCAGCGAAGCCCGGCGGGGAGGTCGGTTTGGAGGGCAGCGAGCgcctgggtttttttgggaatGGCCCTGCCCAACCTTGGGCTCTTGAAACGAGCCACGTCAGCAGGGAGAAGCGGGTGCGTCTGGAGGGCAGTGAGAAGGGCTCGAGGGCTTTAACCTGCAGCTCTCCCCGGCAGGCGATACTGCGATAACCTCTGCTGTCGCCCTCTGAGCACTGCCAATTTCGGCAAGATCATCCGGGAGATCTTCCCAAACATCAAAGCCCGAAGGCTGGGAGGCCGAGGACAGTCGAAATATCCTTTCGCGTGCCCGGCTGGCCAGGGAAGCCCGGGGAGCTGGCTGGTCTGGTGGCGACAGCTGCTTCTCTAGTTTTCCCCATTTATACGTCTCTGCACGAGGTGGTATTTTGTAGCTTCTGAGAGGGTCTGGTTCCTGGTTTTTCGGCTCCTGAAGGTTCAGCTCAGTTGCCCGAGAGGGGCTTGGAGTTGCCCTGGCCTGTACACTCGGGACAGCCTGGGGGAGCTCATGGCGTGCAGGGGGCTGGCTGCTGTCCCACCTCCAGGACAAGCCCATCGGGAGCCCCGCAGCCGCGCCCCTTTGAGTCGTAACCTCTCGCAGCCGCGTTGGTGTGCCAGCGAAACGCCTTAACCCTGCCAAACGTACTGCTACAGCGGGATCCGGAGGAAGACGGTGGTCAGCCTGccgcccctgcccagcctggACCTCAAAGTGACGGAGACCGTAAGTCTGCTGCCTCTGTGGCTTGGGTTTCACCGGCCTTCTTTTGGTGGGGTAACGAACCTCCTCGCTCGTTAGATCTAACGAAGGCGGGGGGTGGAGGGATGCCCTCTCTGGGAGCAGGTTCTGCTCTGTTCCGCGAGCCTCCCCAAGGGTGGACGAGGACCTGCCCGCCTGTGCAGGCTTGTGACGTGCGGGGtgtcaggatcaggccctgtTCGCATCCGGGGCGTCCCGTCCCGTGCCGCAGGGGCTCACGGCTTATCCCACCGACAGCAGTCGGAGCTGACGGACCTGGTGCAGTCCTACAACAGCGAGGTGATGGAGGCAGCCTGCGCCCTGACCTGTGACTGGGCCGAGAAGATCCTGAAACGATCCTTCAACAACATCGTGGAGGTGGCCCAGTTCCTCATCCAGCAGCACATCATCAGCTCCCGCTCGGCCCGCGCCGACCTGGTCATGGCCATGGTGGTCTCAGGTGGGTGGggcggagccccggccccgctcgccccccgtCGGGCTCACTCGGACCCCCAAGAGGCACAGAGGGTTTGGGAGGTGGGGTCCCCCCGGGATGCAGCGTCCCCCTCCGGCTGCCCACGGCGTGGGTGAGcgcagaggggccgggggcttCCCCCCCCTTTCATCCCCTTCTGTGCACCCACAGAGAGCACGGAGAAGATCCACCGTGAGAGTCGGGCCCCGTCGACGGTGAAGAAGAACGGCCTGGACACCTCCGAGAGCGGCGACAAGAGCCAGGGCCAGGTGAGACCCCGCTGGAGCTGGGTGGGGAGCCAGGACCCCCGGGTCCCCCACTCAGCGTGGGGGGGCACGTGTGGGGAAGCAGCCCGGCTCCACCATGACGTCCCCACTGCCAAcgcctctctctgcctgcagatCAAGGAGAGCGGCCCCAAGCCCCCTGTCCTGCCTCGGCCTGAGAAGAAGAAGCCCCCGGAGCCCCCCAAGgcggccagcagcccccaggTGAACGCCCTGGTCGCCcgcctgcccctgctcctgccccgcaTCCCGCCGGGGGAGCGACCGACAGCGCCCGGTGCCGCGGCCGTCcgctcctcccctcctgtcctggcTCCCAAAATCACGGCAGCCCCCCTGGGGGGCACGGTCAAGGTggccctgccgctgccggtgGGCAcggcctccccctccctgcccctggggCTGGCCCCGGGGGCCAACGGGGCGGCGGGGCTACTGAGCCAGCAAGCCGCCGTCCCCGTCCTCAACGTGCTGCTGCCCGGCGTGGGCGTCCCCGCGGCCGAGAGCCCTGCCAACCCCCGCAGCGCGGGGGGTGGCGAGGGTCCCGGCCCCCAGGACTCGCAGCGCCCCAAGACCACCAAGCGTCCCCCGGAGCCGGCCGGTGACGCCGCCCCGCAGAAGCGGAGACGAGGGCGACCGCGGAAGAGGCCGGAGGAAGGGGGTGCGGGGTCCCCGGGGGAGACGGCGGAGCTTCGCCGCGGCGTGGCTCCGGGTGCCGATGGCGGTGGCTCGCCCGGCGGTGGCAGTGCCGCCAGCCCCCTCGGGGAcggcccggccgggggctccGTGCCCGCCCAGGTCAGCATCATCCAGGATGGCAGGACCGGCCGCGAGCCGGCaccggaggaggaggcggcgcggcggagcccaGGCAAGGCCGGGTCCCCCCTGGGTgaccccggggctgcggggaccccccccacgcaGCGCCATGGACAGACGCAGGCAGGGGCCGAtcctgccgctgccgcctcccAGCACTTGGACgcgtccccccgcgcccccgcgtcccgggggggctccccggggcgggcagggctctGCGCCCACCCTGGCACTTAGGGGctgcgccccggctgccccccgggaccccgccggctgtgggtgccccccccccggccctgccctgcgcCCCGACATTAAAACCCAAGCactccgtccgtccgtccgtctgtcctgTCTGTGGCCCGCAGCGGGTcgggggcagcgctggggctccggctgccccgcgggggcggggcgggggggcggggccgcggctcggccccgccccggccgggggtGGGTGAAGCCGCGGGGGGGGCATCGAGCGGCCGGGGCGGGTGTCGCGGCCTGCAGCCGCGGCGGGGGGACGCGCGTGGGGACGGGCCCGCGGGGGCGCCGGGCAGGCGCGGAGCCGCGCCTCGCTTCCCCCGCCGAGGCCTGCGCTGGCAGAGCCGGTTTGCAACGGGGAAACGCCGGTTTCCGCCGGCCGCGGGtgccgccccgccccctccgccgggCCACGCCCCTCGATGCTCGGCCACGCACCCGAGGCCCCGCCGCGCGGGTGCCGCcgggccggcagggggcgctcGCGGGCGGCCAGGCCCGCCCGGCCCCTCAGCCCCGTCAGGcggcgccgcgggcagcccgggccGCCGGGGCCTgcgcctgcccccgccgccccggcccgacccgccccgctccgctccgctccgccccgccgctccgctccgctccggcccggccccggccccggccccggccccggccccggccccgcgcaggtGAGCGCCGCGCCGCCGCACCGGGAGCCCCCGCGCCGGGAGGCACTGAGCTCCCCGCGGCCTTCTCTGGGTCCCCCGCGGCctcccccgggcccccgccctgtccccccggcccgggctggggaggggactgGGGCTCTCTCGGGTCGGTTTTGCGGCCGCTCCGGGAGGTCAgtcgccggccccggcccgcgtcCCTTcccgcgcagccgccgccgccgcctcctcccgggcCGGGCCCCTGGGGCTGAgcgggggcagagcggggctggccggggcctccgccgcctcccccgggctCGCCAGCaccggcggcggcccggcggccGGGGCTTTGCGGGCCAGGAGCGCCTCGTCGcgcaggaaaataatttttccccctttttttttgttctgcctcCCCTAGCAGCAGCCGATCGTCCCCGGAGCCCCGCGGAGCCGCTGCCCAGGATGAGCCGCCTGCGCTGCCCCGTGCGTTGGCATCCCAGACCGGAGACGTGGCCGTGCGGGATGGGATTGCACCAGGTACCGCTGCTTATCCTtgtccttatccttatccttccAGGGCACAGGGGCGATAACCTCTGCCAGCCGCCTTCCCTAAATCCCGCTGCGCCGGCAGGGAGGACACCAACCTCTCTGGCTTCGGTGCTGGCCGCTGGCCCGAAGGCACGTCCCCCCTCAGGGATGCAGCTGGGCTCGTGGCATAGGCCAGCTGGATAAGTGTCGCAAGGACCTGTTAAGGGActttttcagctgattttctCTGTGCCGTTAGACTGTCATTTCTGACTAGGCTTTGCCAACCCCTCCGGAGCCATCTGCTGCCCCTCGTGCTTTGTAATTGCCTAAAATATCTACTTAAAGACCGGAGATATTATGTAATGTGCTCGGTTGGTGGGCTGCTGAGCAGCGGTTCTTAAGAGATGTGTGTTTGCCGCGGGTCAGTAATCCGTcgatgctttttttccccctgaaactTTTGCTTCAAGTTGTTAGGCGTGAACTTAGTTGTTAACTTTAGGcgtgataaataataataatacgtAATCGCTCCCTTTGCTATCCCCTACTTCTCTTTAACCCATGGTGAAacttggagaagcagcgaggggaagTAACTGGGTACAGCTCTGGGTGGAAACACTGGTTTCCAGCTCTTTCGCCCAGTGCCGCTGCCGTCCCGCTCAGCGCTGGCTGGAAGAGCAGAGGCTTTTCAGCGCCTCTGAGGTTTTGAACTCCCTCTGGGGACTTCATCGCTCTCTGTGCGAACCGGTGGCCGTGTTGGAGGCCACCCTCGACTCGTGTGAGTGCTGAGGGGTTTGCTCCTGCAGAGGCCTGGGGCTCAACCTGCAGTCTCTGCTCGGCAGAGATAATAGTCTCTGACTTCTTGCTTGGCAATCTGAATGGGATTTCAGTCTGTGCCATGGTCGCGTGCTCCTTAAATCACAGCTGATTTGTCATCACACAGTTCAGGGTCCCTGCTTGGATCGGCAGCGGAAGAGCTGCTCTTGGAGTCCGAGCTGGGGATGTGGgctcctgccttttctccttccattttaaGTCTCATGTAGACAGCTTATTTCAAGTCACGCTTTAGATAAAGGCTCAGACATGACTGTGGGTAACAGCAGCAACTTGAAATAGTGAATTTACATATATAAACGAGCGTGGGAATGTTCAGGCGAAAAGTACCTTGTGATCATTGGGAGGAGGAAACTTCCCATGGTGGCTGTGCCAGCACGGCTTGCTTAAGGGTTTGGTGTGCTTGGAAACAGGTTGCTGGGATGGAAGGGTTTGTCCTCGCTTGCTCAGGGATCGTAATTAATGCTCATCAGGGGCGGAGAGGTGCGAGGTGCGACGGAAGAGGACAAAAGGTTGGACGAGTTTGTGTGAGTAACGTGTCGGGTGAGCCGCTGCTGTGGTATTTGTGGAGGGGGTTTGCAAAGGGCTTCCTCGCCGAAGCGACGCCTGTTGCAGCAAAAGCTGCCTTTTCCAAAGGGCTGCGGCACTTCTCAGAGGTGAGAGAGATTTTAGTGCTcccacaattttttaattttttttttttaaatggggaagtTAATT
This window encodes:
- the LOC142420657 gene encoding methanethiol oxidase-like, whose protein sequence is MPNLGDELHHSGWNACSSCFGDATKKRNRLILPSFISSRIYVVDVGTDLRAPRLFKVVNSEDVFWKCNLGYPHTSHCLGSGEIMISTLGDPAGSGKGGFILLDGETFEIKGNWEKGDKIPPMGYDFWYQPRHNVLISTEWGIPKCLGYGFDPNDLKKGRYGRHLNVWDWTTHTYIQAIDVGEDAAPLEIRFLHNPDAAEGYVGCTISSAIHRFYKTEQGDWAAEKVIQVPSKKVEGWLLPDMPGFITDILISLDDRFLYFSNWLHGDIRQYDISNTRKPKLVGQVFVGGSITKGGPVTVCRDEELQSQPDPFLIKGKRVPGGPQMIQLSLDGKRLYVTTSLYSAWDRQFYPDLVKDGSVMLQLDVDTERGGLTVNKSFLVDFGKEPDGPCLAHEIRYPGGDCTSDIWV
- the RFX5 gene encoding DNA-binding protein RFX5 isoform X2 yields the protein MADEELSTQAAKKGSLSPGSSQGSTTESSTLLQELKSTISKSVQNKVDSILVSASAARCAEDVQKFSDNDKLYLYLQLPSGPSLGEKSGSLDLSSLSTAEYMHACNWIRNHLEEHTDTCLPKQDVYDAYKRYCDNLCCRPLSTANFGKIIREIFPNIKARRLGGRGQSKYCYSGIRRKTVVSLPPLPSLDLKVTETSELTDLVQSYNSEVMEAACALTCDWAEKILKRSFNNIVEVAQFLIQQHIISSRSARADLVMAMVVSESTEKIHRESRAPSTVKKNGLDTSESGDKSQGQIKESGPKPPVLPRPEKKKPPEPPKAASSPQVNALVARLPLLLPRIPPGERPTAPGAAAVRSSPPVLAPKITAAPLGGTVKVALPLPVGTASPSLPLGLAPGANGAAGLLSQQAAVPVLNVLLPGVGVPAAESPANPRSAGGGEGPGPQDSQRPKTTKRPPEPAGDAAPQKRRRGRPRKRPEEGGAGSPGETAELRRGVAPGADGGGSPGGGSAASPLGDGPAGGSVPAQVSIIQDGRTGREPAPEEEAARRSPGKAGSPLGDPGAAGTPPTQRHGQTQAGADPAAAASQHLDASPRAPASRGGSPGRAGLCAHPGT
- the RFX5 gene encoding DNA-binding protein RFX5 isoform X1 translates to MADEELSTQAAKKGSLSPGSSQGSTTESSTLLQELKSTISKSVQNKVDSILVSASAARCAEDVQKFSDNDKLYLYLQLPSGPSLGEKSGSLDLSSLSTAEYMHACNWIRNHLEEHTDTCLPKQDVYDAYKRYCDNLCCRPLSTANFGKIIREIFPNIKARRLGGRGQSKYCYSGIRRKTVVSLPPLPSLDLKVTETQSELTDLVQSYNSEVMEAACALTCDWAEKILKRSFNNIVEVAQFLIQQHIISSRSARADLVMAMVVSESTEKIHRESRAPSTVKKNGLDTSESGDKSQGQIKESGPKPPVLPRPEKKKPPEPPKAASSPQVNALVARLPLLLPRIPPGERPTAPGAAAVRSSPPVLAPKITAAPLGGTVKVALPLPVGTASPSLPLGLAPGANGAAGLLSQQAAVPVLNVLLPGVGVPAAESPANPRSAGGGEGPGPQDSQRPKTTKRPPEPAGDAAPQKRRRGRPRKRPEEGGAGSPGETAELRRGVAPGADGGGSPGGGSAASPLGDGPAGGSVPAQVSIIQDGRTGREPAPEEEAARRSPGKAGSPLGDPGAAGTPPTQRHGQTQAGADPAAAASQHLDASPRAPASRGGSPGRAGLCAHPGT
- the RFX5 gene encoding DNA-binding protein RFX5 isoform X3, with product MADEELSTQAAKKGSLSPGSSQGSTTESSTLLQELKSTISKSVQNKVDSILQDVQKFSDNDKLYLYLQLPSGPSLGEKSGSLDLSSLSTAEYMHACNWIRNHLEEHTDTCLPKQDVYDAYKRYCDNLCCRPLSTANFGKIIREIFPNIKARRLGGRGQSKYCYSGIRRKTVVSLPPLPSLDLKVTETQSELTDLVQSYNSEVMEAACALTCDWAEKILKRSFNNIVEVAQFLIQQHIISSRSARADLVMAMVVSESTEKIHRESRAPSTVKKNGLDTSESGDKSQGQIKESGPKPPVLPRPEKKKPPEPPKAASSPQVNALVARLPLLLPRIPPGERPTAPGAAAVRSSPPVLAPKITAAPLGGTVKVALPLPVGTASPSLPLGLAPGANGAAGLLSQQAAVPVLNVLLPGVGVPAAESPANPRSAGGGEGPGPQDSQRPKTTKRPPEPAGDAAPQKRRRGRPRKRPEEGGAGSPGETAELRRGVAPGADGGGSPGGGSAASPLGDGPAGGSVPAQVSIIQDGRTGREPAPEEEAARRSPGKAGSPLGDPGAAGTPPTQRHGQTQAGADPAAAASQHLDASPRAPASRGGSPGRAGLCAHPGT
- the RFX5 gene encoding DNA-binding protein RFX5 isoform X5, with translation MADEELSTQAAKKGSLSPGSSQGSTTESSTLLQELKSTISKSVQNKVDSILQDVQKFSDNDKLYLYLQLPSGPSLGEKSGSLDLSSLSTAEYMHACNWIRNHLEEHTDTCLPKQDVYDAYKRYCDNLCCRPLSTANFGKIIREIFPNIKARRLGGRGQSKYCYSGIRRKTVVSLPPLPSLDLKVTETSELTDLVQSYNSEVMEAACALTCDWAEKILKRSFNNIVEVAQFLIQQHIISSRSARADLVMAMVVSESTEKIHRESRAPSTVKKNGLDTSESGDKSQGQIKESGPKPPVLPRPEKKKPPEPPKAASSPQVNALVARLPLLLPRIPPGERPTAPGAAAVRSSPPVLAPKITAAPLGGTVKVALPLPVGTASPSLPLGLAPGANGAAGLLSQQAAVPVLNVLLPGVGVPAAESPANPRSAGGGEGPGPQDSQRPKTTKRPPEPAGDAAPQKRRRGRPRKRPEEGGAGSPGETAELRRGVAPGADGGGSPGGGSAASPLGDGPAGGSVPAQVSIIQDGRTGREPAPEEEAARRSPGKAGSPLGDPGAAGTPPTQRHGQTQAGADPAAAASQHLDASPRAPASRGGSPGRAGLCAHPGT
- the RFX5 gene encoding DNA-binding protein RFX5 isoform X4 — its product is MHACNWIRNHLEEHTDTCLPKQDVYDAYKRYCDNLCCRPLSTANFGKIIREIFPNIKARRLGGRGQSKYCYSGIRRKTVVSLPPLPSLDLKVTETQSELTDLVQSYNSEVMEAACALTCDWAEKILKRSFNNIVEVAQFLIQQHIISSRSARADLVMAMVVSESTEKIHRESRAPSTVKKNGLDTSESGDKSQGQIKESGPKPPVLPRPEKKKPPEPPKAASSPQVNALVARLPLLLPRIPPGERPTAPGAAAVRSSPPVLAPKITAAPLGGTVKVALPLPVGTASPSLPLGLAPGANGAAGLLSQQAAVPVLNVLLPGVGVPAAESPANPRSAGGGEGPGPQDSQRPKTTKRPPEPAGDAAPQKRRRGRPRKRPEEGGAGSPGETAELRRGVAPGADGGGSPGGGSAASPLGDGPAGGSVPAQVSIIQDGRTGREPAPEEEAARRSPGKAGSPLGDPGAAGTPPTQRHGQTQAGADPAAAASQHLDASPRAPASRGGSPGRAGLCAHPGT